The following coding sequences lie in one Deltaproteobacteria bacterium genomic window:
- a CDS encoding ferritin-like domain-containing protein has product MQWHTDEVPWDAAGAERVNGDQARQLKPFMADLYWIESTAAIVFDAMAGNEPDPTRKAIFESFAIDEARHAEAERLLMVRWGILGRHERPQPNPSVRRLIDTLEHYAARVHPSVFSAIIPMTELVLDGALVKYLVRVVDDPICHRAFEGINADEARHLAMDFHMLEYYGQAQGPWQNTLDLVKAFVRPTGLYAMFFGYLPMMARSRENLVAMGLELDEAAKAMRRYVELGDRNPDIARHPTYRLVRGYVDGVTQGRSRLGDVLLRLSDTVDAFAQARKAA; this is encoded by the coding sequence TTGCAATGGCATACCGATGAAGTCCCGTGGGACGCAGCCGGGGCCGAGCGGGTGAACGGTGACCAGGCACGGCAGCTCAAGCCGTTCATGGCGGACCTCTACTGGATCGAATCGACCGCCGCGATCGTGTTCGACGCGATGGCCGGCAACGAGCCCGACCCCACGCGCAAGGCGATCTTCGAGTCGTTCGCGATCGACGAGGCGCGGCATGCCGAGGCCGAGCGACTGCTGATGGTGCGCTGGGGAATCCTCGGTCGACACGAGCGGCCACAGCCCAACCCCAGCGTGCGTCGGCTGATCGACACGCTCGAACACTACGCGGCACGCGTGCACCCCTCGGTGTTCTCCGCGATCATCCCGATGACCGAGCTGGTGCTCGATGGCGCGTTGGTGAAGTACCTCGTGCGAGTGGTCGACGATCCGATCTGTCATCGCGCGTTCGAGGGCATCAACGCCGACGAGGCCCGCCACCTCGCGATGGACTTCCACATGCTCGAGTACTACGGGCAGGCCCAGGGTCCGTGGCAGAACACGCTCGACTTGGTGAAGGCGTTCGTGCGGCCGACCGGCCTCTACGCGATGTTCTTCGGCTACCTACCGATGATGGCGCGCAGCCGCGAGAACCTCGTCGCGATGGGTCTCGAGCTCGACGAGGCCGCGAAGGCCATGCGTCGCTACGTCGAGCTCGGTGATCGCAACCCGGACATCGCCCGCCACCCGACCTACCGACTCGTGCGCGGCTACGTCGACGGCGTCACCCAGGGGCGCTCACGCCTCGGCGACGTCTTGCTGCGGCTGTCCGACACGGTCGATGCCTTCGCGCAGGCGCGCAAGGCCGCGTGA
- a CDS encoding MerR family transcriptional regulator, whose product MVSTARFVAPDPPPGAARGADPASARMTIDALAMAANTTTRNVRSLQTRGLLPPPVMVGRVGHYDGAHLERLQLIARLQERGYSLAAIGDLIAAWHGQRSVAELLGCERELSPVHEAPIEATLAELMQRFTGLTDELVARAIELELVVPLPAVAGEPPRVRVPSPRLLEVGRALQAIGIPLAVALDQLAILREGTSHLANALVAMFANHIVQPWAQAGHSLATLPELVDRIRRAKPLPLVAVESLLQQAIEREVERVMATIVPRP is encoded by the coding sequence ATGGTCTCGACGGCCCGCTTCGTCGCCCCCGACCCGCCCCCTGGCGCTGCGCGAGGGGCCGACCCCGCGTCGGCGCGGATGACCATCGATGCGCTCGCGATGGCGGCGAACACCACGACCCGCAACGTACGCTCGCTGCAGACCCGCGGCCTGCTGCCGCCGCCGGTGATGGTCGGGCGGGTCGGGCACTACGACGGCGCACACCTCGAGCGCCTGCAGCTCATCGCACGCCTGCAGGAGCGCGGCTACTCGCTGGCCGCGATTGGCGATCTGATCGCGGCGTGGCACGGGCAGCGCAGCGTTGCCGAGCTGCTCGGCTGCGAGCGCGAGCTCTCGCCGGTCCACGAGGCGCCGATCGAGGCCACGCTCGCCGAGCTGATGCAGCGCTTCACCGGCCTGACCGACGAGCTGGTCGCCCGCGCGATCGAGCTCGAGCTGGTGGTGCCGCTGCCGGCGGTGGCGGGCGAGCCCCCGCGCGTGCGCGTGCCGAGCCCGCGCCTGCTCGAGGTCGGTCGCGCGCTACAGGCGATCGGCATCCCGCTGGCGGTCGCGCTCGACCAGCTCGCGATCCTACGCGAGGGCACCTCGCACCTGGCCAACGCGCTGGTCGCCATGTTCGCGAATCACATCGTGCAGCCGTGGGCGCAGGCCGGCCACTCGCTGGCGACGCTGCCGGAGCTGGTCGATCGCATCCGTCGTGCGAAGCCGCTGCCGCTGGTGGCGGTCGAGTCGTTGCTGCAGCAAGCGATCGAGCGCGAGGTCGAGCGCGTGATGGCCACGATCGTGCCGCGACCCTAG
- a CDS encoding PA0069 family radical SAM protein, whose amino-acid sequence MPRPVANPPNPWESTHVEYLGEAPAAALSVYEEEARSIVVENDSPDVPFRYSVNPYRGCFHGCAYCYARPSHELLGFGAGTDFERRIVVKRNAAELLYDRLASRSWRGDMLAFSGVTDCYQPLEASYGLTRRMLEVCLRFRNPVGIVTKGALVERDVDLLAELSRTAACTVFVSIPFADDAQARAIEPYASSLTRRFRALEVLSAAGIRTGVSISPVIPGLNDPQIPEVLARARAAGATLAFMIMLRLPTSVRTVFTERLRASLPLRAEHVLSSIRDVRDGELNRAAFGSRMRGEGPRWQAIESLFAAHHRRLGFEAAERFEHDTSSFRRPPAGDRRQLPLFDE is encoded by the coding sequence GTGCCACGCCCGGTCGCGAATCCGCCGAACCCGTGGGAGTCGACGCACGTCGAATACCTCGGCGAAGCCCCGGCCGCCGCGTTGTCGGTCTACGAGGAGGAGGCCCGCAGCATCGTGGTGGAGAACGACAGCCCCGACGTGCCGTTCCGCTACAGCGTCAATCCCTACCGCGGTTGCTTCCACGGTTGCGCGTACTGCTATGCGCGACCGTCCCACGAGCTGCTCGGGTTCGGGGCCGGCACCGACTTCGAGCGCCGCATCGTCGTCAAGCGCAACGCCGCCGAGCTGCTGTACGACCGCCTCGCATCGCGGTCGTGGCGTGGCGACATGCTCGCGTTCTCCGGTGTCACCGACTGCTATCAGCCGCTCGAGGCCAGCTATGGCCTCACGCGGCGCATGCTCGAGGTGTGCCTGCGCTTCCGCAACCCTGTCGGCATCGTCACCAAGGGCGCGCTGGTCGAGCGCGACGTCGACTTGTTGGCCGAGCTGTCCCGCACGGCGGCCTGCACCGTGTTCGTGAGCATCCCGTTCGCCGACGACGCCCAGGCCCGCGCGATCGAGCCCTACGCCAGCAGCCTCACGCGCCGATTCCGTGCGCTCGAGGTGCTGTCGGCGGCGGGCATCCGCACCGGCGTGAGCATCTCGCCGGTGATCCCGGGCCTGAACGACCCACAGATCCCCGAGGTACTCGCCCGCGCGCGCGCGGCCGGAGCCACGCTCGCGTTCATGATCATGCTGCGGCTGCCCACCAGCGTGCGCACGGTCTTCACCGAGCGGCTGCGCGCGAGCCTGCCGCTGCGGGCCGAGCACGTGCTGTCGAGCATCCGCGACGTGCGTGACGGCGAGCTCAATCGAGCCGCGTTCGGCAGCCGCATGCGCGGTGAGGGTCCGCGCTGGCAGGCCATCGAGTCGCTGTTCGCCGCGCACCACCGCCGGCTGGGCTTCGAGGCCGCCGAGCGCTTCGAGCACGACACGAGCAGCTTCCGCCGACCGCCGGCGGGCGACCGCCGACAGCTGCCGCTGTTCGACGAGTAG
- a CDS encoding alpha/beta fold hydrolase, with product MPVLLVHGFLGTRGTMMPLAKRFQDDGRTTFTYHHGTFQLRSLLSGAQELVEHIDRLQRTLGVERFDVVGFSMGGLIALQAVKFMQAHRAIRRLALLGAPTDGTWVGLLGVATMGLLSQSVWQCLPTSDFIADLRAAPLPPGLRVRQIHASQDALCPLPEPLEGIDRDHDFIVLPGGHSSLVVSHGFYRELKSFFEESHGDDARSPGGHDAEAAAE from the coding sequence GTGCCGGTGCTGCTCGTGCACGGGTTCCTCGGCACCCGCGGCACGATGATGCCGCTGGCCAAGCGCTTCCAGGACGATGGCCGCACGACCTTCACGTACCACCACGGCACGTTCCAGCTGCGCTCGTTGCTGAGCGGCGCACAGGAGCTGGTCGAACACATCGATCGATTGCAGCGCACGCTCGGCGTCGAGCGCTTCGATGTCGTCGGCTTCAGCATGGGCGGGCTGATCGCGCTGCAAGCGGTGAAGTTCATGCAGGCCCATCGCGCGATCCGCCGCCTCGCGCTGCTCGGCGCACCGACGGATGGTACGTGGGTCGGTCTGCTCGGCGTCGCGACCATGGGGTTGCTGAGTCAGAGCGTGTGGCAGTGCCTGCCGACCAGCGACTTCATCGCGGATCTCCGCGCCGCACCGCTGCCACCGGGCCTGCGCGTGCGGCAGATCCACGCCTCGCAGGACGCCCTGTGCCCCCTGCCGGAGCCGCTCGAGGGCATCGATCGCGACCACGACTTCATCGTGCTACCCGGCGGCCACTCGTCGCTGGTGGTCAGCCACGGGTTCTATCGCGAGCTCAAGAGCTTCTTCGAGGAGTCGCACGGCGACGACGCGCGCTCGCCCGGTGGGCATGACGCCGAGGCTGCGGCCGAGTAG
- a CDS encoding DUF4388 domain-containing protein encodes MAPAAPVFVLHFVRGKYQGQDFALEAGKAVIAGRSTEADLVLSDDAVSRKHARFHGARGRIWVRDLGSRNGTLVNGERVLQHCLREGDRIAIGSSLAKVELKDVAEVAQRRAGEQRRRRPNDVAGRSMTGSIEDIPLMDVLQWLATSRKTGCLKVRDVGRGRVGALHLREGRVYYADIVGNRLLHPEKALLRMLNWDRGMFELENTPIDNPPLEINQSLEHMLMEAARQQDELANLGKKASLPVYGQTVTVVKPSPVRWNKLSAAELDLVQDVLEAGGWWEVMDSSTVDDITLMKQLVGLRNKGVLSF; translated from the coding sequence ATGGCTCCAGCCGCGCCAGTCTTCGTGCTCCACTTCGTCCGCGGCAAGTATCAGGGCCAGGACTTTGCGCTCGAGGCCGGCAAGGCCGTGATCGCCGGTCGCAGCACCGAGGCCGACCTCGTGCTCTCCGACGATGCGGTGAGTCGCAAGCACGCGCGCTTCCATGGCGCGCGCGGCCGCATCTGGGTGCGGGATCTCGGCTCGCGCAACGGCACGCTCGTCAACGGCGAACGCGTGCTGCAGCACTGCCTGCGCGAGGGCGATCGCATCGCGATCGGCTCGAGCCTCGCGAAGGTCGAGCTGAAGGACGTCGCCGAGGTCGCGCAGCGCCGCGCCGGCGAGCAGCGTCGCCGCCGGCCCAACGATGTCGCAGGTCGCTCGATGACCGGCAGCATCGAGGACATTCCGCTGATGGACGTGCTGCAGTGGCTCGCCACCAGCCGCAAGACCGGTTGTCTCAAGGTCCGCGACGTCGGTCGTGGTCGCGTTGGCGCGCTGCACCTGCGCGAGGGGCGGGTCTACTACGCCGACATCGTCGGTAACCGCCTGCTGCACCCCGAGAAGGCGCTGCTGCGCATGCTCAACTGGGACCGCGGCATGTTCGAGCTCGAGAACACGCCGATCGACAATCCGCCGCTCGAGATCAACCAGTCGCTCGAGCACATGCTGATGGAGGCCGCGCGTCAGCAGGACGAGCTCGCCAACCTCGGCAAGAAAGCCTCGCTGCCGGTCTACGGCCAGACCGTGACGGTGGTGAAGCCGTCGCCGGTGCGGTGGAACAAGCTCTCCGCGGCCGAGCTCGACCTCGTGCAGGACGTCCTCGAGGCCGGTGGCTGGTGGGAGGTCATGGACAGCAGCACCGTCGATGACATCACGTTGATGAAGCAGCTCGTCGGGCTGCGCAACAAGGGCGTGCTCTCGTTCTGA
- the gloB gene encoding hydroxyacylglutathione hydrolase, with product MVDLVITAVPCLSDNYAYLVRAPGASAAWVVDPSEHAPVIAALEAHGLQLAGVLATHHHPDHVGGIPGLLAHYGERPVGGHASDRERIPSQTLFVDAPTDRFIDTDVVIDGRRALAAHIPGHTRGAIAWYLPAHGGDVGHVFTGDTLFAAGCGRLFEGTPAQMYSSLSLLCSLPSETKMWFGHEYTASNLRFAAATEPDNAAVAERAADLPPCTTPTTVALERATNPFVRAGGAEELARRRSAKDTFR from the coding sequence ATGGTCGACCTCGTGATCACGGCGGTGCCGTGCCTCAGCGACAACTACGCCTACCTCGTGCGCGCCCCGGGTGCGAGCGCGGCGTGGGTCGTGGATCCCTCCGAGCACGCGCCCGTGATCGCGGCGCTCGAAGCCCACGGCCTGCAGCTCGCCGGCGTGCTCGCCACCCATCATCACCCCGATCACGTCGGCGGCATCCCGGGTCTGCTCGCGCACTACGGTGAGCGCCCGGTCGGGGGGCATGCAAGCGATCGCGAGCGCATCCCGTCGCAGACGCTGTTCGTCGACGCGCCGACCGATCGCTTCATCGACACCGACGTCGTCATCGACGGTCGGCGCGCGCTGGCGGCCCACATCCCCGGCCACACCCGCGGTGCGATCGCCTGGTACCTGCCCGCGCACGGCGGCGACGTCGGCCACGTCTTCACCGGTGACACGTTGTTCGCCGCGGGCTGCGGTCGCCTCTTCGAGGGCACGCCCGCGCAGATGTACAGCAGCCTCTCGCTGCTGTGCTCGCTGCCGTCCGAGACCAAGATGTGGTTCGGGCACGAGTACACGGCCTCGAACCTGCGCTTCGCCGCGGCGACCGAGCCCGACAACGCCGCGGTAGCCGAGCGCGCCGCCGACCTGCCGCCCTGCACCACGCCGACCACGGTCGCGCTCGAGCGCGCGACCAACCCGTTCGTGCGGGCCGGCGGTGCCGAGGAGCTCGCGCGTCGTCGCAGCGCGAAGGACACGTTCCGGTAG
- a CDS encoding prenyltransferase — MVERASTLRAWLRAARPLAQANIAVPLVFGQALAVAHGARFDPWICVLVHVFGVLDQLVIVFANDVADEAGDRLHRAPTPFSGGSRVLVDGLLDAPRLRAAAIAAAIALVGHAGLLASVWHRPLALVAAGAALLLLLAYSYGPLRLSYRGGGELAQGLGLGAVLPAFAYAMQAGSLDGLSPLMLLPTILLGIAGNIVTALPDEPADRLADKRSWPVRVGVRVARKHALLVTALAILCTPLVLGDDATPERLFATEAPALALLAVAALTWRSALIERRRECIAFVVAAAGAGSLAMLAWSVSLLWR, encoded by the coding sequence ATGGTCGAGCGAGCGTCGACGCTGCGCGCGTGGCTACGAGCCGCGCGACCGCTCGCACAGGCCAACATCGCGGTGCCGCTGGTGTTCGGGCAGGCGCTGGCGGTTGCCCACGGCGCGCGCTTCGATCCGTGGATCTGCGTGCTCGTGCACGTGTTCGGCGTGCTCGATCAGCTCGTGATCGTGTTCGCCAACGACGTCGCGGACGAGGCCGGCGATCGCCTCCATCGCGCACCGACGCCGTTCTCGGGTGGTTCACGGGTGCTGGTCGACGGACTGCTCGATGCACCGCGGCTACGCGCAGCCGCGATCGCAGCTGCGATCGCGCTGGTGGGTCACGCGGGTCTGCTTGCGTCGGTGTGGCATCGACCGCTCGCGCTCGTGGCCGCAGGCGCGGCCCTGCTGCTGCTGCTCGCGTACAGCTACGGCCCTTTGCGTCTGTCGTATCGCGGTGGCGGCGAGCTGGCGCAGGGCCTGGGCCTCGGTGCAGTGCTGCCCGCGTTCGCCTACGCGATGCAGGCCGGCTCGCTCGACGGGCTGTCGCCGCTGATGCTGCTGCCCACGATCTTGCTCGGGATCGCAGGCAACATCGTCACTGCGCTGCCCGACGAGCCCGCCGATCGCCTCGCCGACAAGCGGAGCTGGCCAGTGCGCGTCGGCGTCCGTGTCGCTCGCAAGCACGCACTGCTGGTGACCGCACTCGCCATCCTCTGCACGCCCCTGGTGCTGGGCGACGACGCGACCCCCGAGCGCCTGTTCGCCACCGAAGCGCCCGCGCTCGCGCTGCTCGCCGTCGCCGCACTGACGTGGCGCTCGGCGCTGATCGAGCGCCGCCGCGAGTGCATCGCATTCGTGGTGGCGGCCGCCGGCGCCGGCTCGCTCGCGATGCTGGCGTGGAGCGTGTCGCTGCTGTGGCGCTGA
- the bla gene encoding class A beta-lactamase codes for MRWPVDALAAMEGEGRLGVALLDTGSGEVVGHRLDERFGMCSTFKLALAAMVLARVDAGALRLDGEVQLREADLVPHAPVTEPRVREALARKAKHATMTIGELAHAAQTTSDNPAANALLGVLGGPAGFTSFCRDHGDQVTRLDRLEPWMNVVEGEDPRDTTSPRAMATLIARLLGKGTGGLSAPSQALLRGWMIETQTGARRLRAGLPAAWVAGDKTGTMVGDGMTTRVNDIAWIEPPDRAPLVVATYFDTRFVAQDVRDQDEAVLAAVGRWIAAGV; via the coding sequence GTGCGGTGGCCCGTCGACGCGCTCGCGGCGATGGAGGGCGAGGGCCGCCTCGGCGTCGCGCTGCTCGATACCGGCAGCGGCGAGGTTGTGGGTCATCGCCTCGACGAGCGCTTCGGCATGTGCTCGACCTTCAAGCTCGCGTTGGCCGCGATGGTGCTCGCGCGCGTCGACGCCGGCGCGCTGCGGCTCGACGGCGAGGTGCAGCTGCGCGAGGCCGATCTCGTGCCGCATGCGCCCGTGACCGAGCCGCGGGTGCGTGAGGCGCTGGCGCGCAAGGCCAAGCACGCGACCATGACGATCGGCGAGCTCGCCCATGCGGCGCAGACCACCAGCGACAACCCGGCGGCCAACGCTCTGCTCGGCGTGCTGGGTGGCCCAGCGGGCTTCACTTCCTTCTGCCGCGACCACGGTGACCAGGTCACGCGGCTCGATCGCCTCGAGCCGTGGATGAACGTCGTGGAGGGCGAGGATCCCCGCGACACCACCTCGCCGCGCGCGATGGCGACGCTGATCGCTCGTCTGCTCGGCAAGGGCACGGGTGGCCTCTCTGCGCCGTCGCAGGCGCTGCTGCGCGGCTGGATGATCGAGACCCAGACCGGCGCCAGGCGCCTGCGCGCGGGGCTGCCGGCGGCGTGGGTCGCGGGCGACAAGACCGGCACCATGGTCGGTGACGGCATGACCACGAGGGTCAACGACATCGCGTGGATCGAGCCGCCCGATCGCGCACCGCTGGTGGTCGCGACCTACTTCGACACGCGCTTCGTCGCACAGGACGTGCGCGACCAGGACGAGGCCGTGCTCGCTGCGGTCGGGCGCTGGATCGCCGCGGGCGTGTAG
- a CDS encoding NAD-dependent epimerase/dehydratase family protein, which yields MSDSRKIPTLKAAALVNPAEMPTPGTLRAGARRVFVAGARRRVAIHLIERLLAAPEVDLVLGVDRGACPPSLLGCDPERFIFASADLSKRREVDNLFLLDRLRERPLDTLVHLAFQGNPRGYSVESHEFNVNSARHLLDATLRHGASKYIFLSSDAVYKIGPRSDYKVREDGDLNLDPDVHPILRDTIDAEFMCRAKMDRPDCEVMVLRPSGVFGGGVLSGVNLLFESTPPVLPVGFDPMINPTSKERLARDLLLAIFLHGKGVYNVAGLTVGPLSKFLEERGIRPVRVPGPALGVVNRLQRALGMTRYHAGFHPKRLYFSLVLDDSRFQKIFRDNAEQVLALARSPDPGA from the coding sequence ATGTCCGACAGCCGCAAGATCCCCACACTCAAGGCCGCCGCGCTGGTGAACCCCGCCGAGATGCCGACCCCGGGGACGCTGCGTGCGGGTGCGCGTCGCGTGTTCGTGGCCGGTGCGCGCCGCCGGGTCGCGATCCACCTCATCGAGCGCCTGCTGGCGGCGCCCGAGGTCGACCTCGTGCTCGGGGTCGATCGCGGTGCGTGCCCGCCTTCGCTGCTTGGCTGCGACCCGGAGCGCTTCATCTTCGCGTCGGCCGACCTCAGCAAGCGCCGCGAGGTCGACAACCTCTTCCTGCTCGATCGACTGCGCGAGCGCCCACTCGACACGCTGGTGCACCTGGCGTTCCAGGGCAACCCGCGCGGCTACAGCGTCGAGAGCCACGAGTTCAACGTCAACTCGGCGCGCCACCTGCTCGACGCGACCCTGCGGCACGGCGCGTCGAAGTACATCTTTCTTTCGTCCGACGCGGTCTACAAGATCGGCCCCCGCAGCGACTACAAGGTTCGCGAAGACGGCGATCTCAACCTCGATCCCGACGTGCACCCGATCCTGCGCGACACCATCGACGCCGAGTTCATGTGCCGCGCCAAGATGGACCGCCCCGACTGCGAGGTCATGGTGCTGCGGCCCAGCGGTGTGTTCGGCGGCGGCGTGCTCTCGGGCGTGAACCTGCTCTTCGAGAGCACGCCCCCGGTGTTGCCGGTCGGCTTCGACCCGATGATCAACCCCACCAGCAAGGAACGCCTCGCGCGCGACTTGCTGCTGGCGATCTTCCTGCATGGCAAGGGCGTCTACAACGTCGCCGGCCTCACCGTCGGACCCCTGTCGAAGTTCCTCGAGGAGCGCGGCATCCGGCCGGTGCGCGTGCCGGGCCCTGCGCTCGGTGTCGTCAATCGCCTGCAACGTGCGCTGGGCATGACGCGCTATCACGCCGGTTTCCACCCCAAGCGGCTCTACTTCAGCCTCGTGCTCGACGACAGTCGCTTCCAGAAGATCTTCCGCGACAACGCCGAGCAGGTGCTCGCCCTGGCTCGCTCGCCGGATCCGGGCGCCTGA
- a CDS encoding acyltransferase family protein yields MIGRRKAELVRALLPESEWERVQAYSLSDAGFGTDPFGTEPDTLGFGYAIGYWLHRHYFRVVSAGHEHVPRSGAAVVVGNHSGVLPFDAVMLAVDVFRYSEPPRLMRFMVDYFVYQVPFLGVFFRSLGQMPGTRRNFDGLVEEGHVIGIFPEGAHALGKPAERRYELQAFSHGHVELAARHRVPVVPFGLVGAEEQMTMVADLKPLARALRLPYFPITTTFPLLGPLGLLPKPVRYFIHYGEPIDIDPDALRSVEVREREVERVRDAVADLIQRGLEQRREYEGGNR; encoded by the coding sequence ATGATCGGGCGACGCAAGGCCGAGCTGGTCCGGGCGTTGTTGCCCGAGTCCGAGTGGGAGCGCGTGCAGGCCTACTCGCTGTCCGACGCCGGCTTCGGCACCGATCCATTCGGCACCGAGCCCGACACGCTCGGGTTCGGCTACGCGATCGGCTACTGGCTGCACCGCCACTACTTCCGCGTGGTCTCGGCCGGGCACGAGCACGTGCCGCGAAGCGGCGCGGCGGTGGTGGTTGGCAATCACAGCGGCGTGCTGCCGTTCGACGCGGTCATGCTGGCGGTCGACGTGTTCCGCTACTCCGAGCCGCCGCGACTGATGCGGTTCATGGTCGACTACTTCGTCTACCAGGTGCCGTTCCTCGGGGTCTTCTTCCGCAGCCTCGGCCAGATGCCCGGCACGCGTCGCAACTTCGACGGTCTGGTCGAAGAGGGCCACGTGATCGGCATCTTTCCCGAGGGCGCGCACGCCCTGGGCAAACCCGCCGAGCGTCGCTACGAGCTGCAGGCGTTCAGCCACGGTCATGTCGAGCTCGCGGCGCGACATCGCGTGCCGGTGGTGCCGTTCGGCCTGGTCGGCGCCGAAGAACAGATGACGATGGTCGCCGATCTCAAGCCGCTCGCGCGCGCGCTGCGGTTGCCGTACTTCCCCATCACCACCACCTTCCCGCTGCTGGGCCCGCTGGGGCTGCTGCCAAAGCCGGTGCGCTACTTCATCCACTACGGCGAGCCGATCGACATCGATCCCGACGCCTTGCGCTCGGTCGAGGTGCGCGAGCGCGAGGTCGAGCGCGTGCGCGACGCGGTCGCCGATCTGATCCAACGCGGGCTCGAGCAGCGCCGCGAGTACGAGGGGGGCAATCGCTGA